The proteins below come from a single Gimesia alba genomic window:
- the flhA gene encoding flagellar biosynthesis protein FlhA — translation MPPESKTGLSGSILRNSGLIFPLVIVSSVLVIIAPLPPFVMDFLLSCNITVSVVILMTTIYVKRPLEFSVFPAILLGTTLARLVLNVASTRLILTRGAADGTAAAGGVIEAFGQFVAGGELVVGLIIFVILVTIQFMVITKGATRISEVAARFALDSMPGKQMAIDADLNAGLISSEEAKERRKEVTEQADFYGSMDGASKFVRGDSIASIIITLINVVGGLYVGMVDHGMELGKAATVFTTLTIGDGLVTQVPGFLISLAAGLIVTRTSVDSNLPRDVVRQFSGHPEALFLASTFLFALAFTGLPAGPMLALAVGCAITGTLRRKGQQAAEVIKQKEETQQQEQPRPEPKPEDHLFVDPLELELGVGLLRMADPATGGDLLDRVTRIRHKIAQELGIILPKVRIRDNIRLGQRDYQIKIRDVAVAWGAIYPDGLLAIDTGATNGDIPGIDTVEPAFGRPAKWIELGQKERAELMGFNVVEPSAVVITHLTEVVREHSSELLTREQVHALIENLKESSPKVVEELIPDVLKISQVQHVLSNLLRERVPIRDLETILQSLGDYADRTKEPMILTEYVRNGLARSICQQYRDSKRLLRVVTLDPELEDVLMSGIDYNEHGLVIKLAPQTGEMITQAIANQIEPLVASGGHPIVICNPQIRAGLKQITSPLLPRLVVLSLNEITRDTDVEAVGQISASHLNPEQMVGAA, via the coding sequence ATGCCACCGGAGTCTAAAACCGGTCTATCCGGATCAATCTTGCGCAATTCCGGGCTGATTTTCCCACTAGTCATAGTGAGTTCAGTTCTGGTGATCATTGCGCCGTTGCCTCCGTTCGTGATGGACTTCTTATTGTCTTGCAACATCACGGTTTCGGTCGTGATTTTGATGACGACAATCTACGTCAAACGCCCGCTGGAATTCAGTGTATTCCCTGCCATTCTGCTGGGTACCACGTTGGCGCGACTGGTGCTCAACGTGGCTTCCACCCGTTTGATTTTAACCCGTGGTGCTGCCGACGGAACGGCTGCTGCCGGCGGTGTGATTGAAGCCTTCGGTCAGTTTGTTGCCGGTGGTGAATTGGTAGTGGGACTGATTATCTTCGTGATTCTGGTCACGATTCAATTTATGGTGATTACCAAAGGTGCGACCCGCATCAGTGAAGTGGCCGCCCGTTTTGCACTCGATAGTATGCCCGGTAAGCAGATGGCGATCGACGCCGATTTGAATGCCGGTTTGATCAGTTCGGAAGAAGCCAAAGAACGCCGCAAAGAGGTTACCGAACAAGCCGACTTCTACGGCTCAATGGACGGTGCCAGTAAGTTTGTCCGCGGCGATTCCATTGCCAGTATTATCATTACGTTGATCAATGTGGTCGGTGGTCTGTATGTCGGCATGGTCGATCATGGCATGGAGTTGGGCAAAGCGGCAACCGTCTTTACCACACTCACGATCGGTGATGGTCTGGTCACACAGGTTCCCGGCTTCCTGATTTCACTGGCCGCTGGTTTGATTGTAACGCGAACTTCGGTTGACAGTAATCTGCCGCGTGACGTGGTCAGGCAGTTCTCCGGTCACCCCGAAGCCTTGTTCCTGGCATCAACGTTTCTGTTTGCACTGGCCTTTACCGGCTTGCCCGCGGGGCCGATGCTGGCATTGGCCGTGGGATGTGCCATTACCGGAACCCTGCGAAGAAAAGGCCAACAGGCAGCGGAAGTGATCAAACAAAAAGAAGAAACACAACAACAGGAGCAGCCTCGCCCCGAGCCCAAGCCTGAAGATCATCTGTTTGTTGATCCGCTGGAACTGGAGCTGGGCGTGGGCTTACTGCGAATGGCGGACCCGGCGACCGGCGGCGACTTATTGGATCGCGTGACCCGCATCCGACACAAAATTGCCCAGGAGCTGGGAATCATTCTGCCTAAGGTTCGCATCAGAGATAACATTCGACTGGGACAACGCGACTACCAGATTAAAATCCGCGATGTGGCCGTGGCCTGGGGAGCGATTTATCCCGACGGCTTATTGGCCATTGATACGGGAGCCACCAACGGCGACATTCCTGGAATCGACACTGTCGAACCAGCATTCGGTCGACCAGCGAAATGGATTGAACTGGGACAAAAAGAACGCGCCGAGTTGATGGGATTCAATGTGGTCGAACCCTCGGCTGTGGTGATTACGCATCTGACCGAAGTCGTTCGCGAACACAGCAGCGAACTGTTGACCCGCGAGCAGGTGCATGCCCTCATCGAAAACCTCAAGGAATCATCTCCCAAAGTGGTTGAAGAGCTGATTCCCGATGTGCTGAAAATTTCACAAGTGCAGCACGTACTTTCGAACTTGCTGCGTGAACGTGTGCCGATTCGCGATCTGGAAACCATTTTGCAGTCACTCGGCGATTATGCAGACCGCACCAAAGAACCCATGATTTTAACGGAATATGTCCGCAATGGTCTGGCCCGTAGCATCTGCCAGCAGTATCGCGACAGCAAACGCCTGTTAAGAGTCGTCACCCTGGATCCCGAACTTGAAGATGTGCTGATGTCGGGCATTGATTACAACGAACATGGGCTGGTTATCAAACTGGCTCCCCAGACCGGAGAAATGATTACGCAGGCAATTGCCAATCAGATTGAACCGCTGGTCGCTTCCGGCGGACATCCGATTGTGATCTGCAATCCGCAAATCAGAGCCGGCTTGAAACAGATTACCTCCCCCTTATTACCACGACTGGTGGTATTGAGCTTAAACGAAATTACCCGCGACACGGATGTCGAAGCGGTCGGCCAGATTTCGGCCAGTCACTTGAATCCAGAGCAAATGGTGGGGGCGGCATGA
- a CDS encoding DUF1501 domain-containing protein, producing the protein MSFDDLVLRDQTRRHFFENCAVGAGAMGLAALLQNEQQAQAGPSALGKTHHPPKAKNVIYLFMAGGPSQLELFDFKPKLQELEGKVIPESYVEGKQFAFLKKDAKLLGTRRKFKKHGAAGTELSDAVPHLASVADDITVLKSMKTDVFNHGPAKLFMNTGTQQFGRPSMGAWVTYGIGSESQNLPGFVVLQSGPRGPRGGAPLWGSGFLPTTYQGVPFLNGADPILNLSSPKGIDQKRQSEFIDTVNELNALRLEKTRDPEISTRISAYEMAYRMQSSAPELMDLSGETKETLDLYGVDPAKPSYARNCLLARRLIEKGCRFVQLYHTDWDHHGNKGTDLGDALDARCLETDQASAALVKDLKQRGLLEDTLVIWGGEFGRTPQGEPRDLIGRDHHIDAFTMWVAGGGSKPGVTIGETDELGYYSVEDTVHVRDFHATVLHLLGIDHHELSYFYQGLDFRLTGVEEAHLVQKMLA; encoded by the coding sequence ATGAGTTTTGACGACCTCGTATTACGCGATCAGACACGACGCCACTTTTTTGAGAATTGCGCTGTGGGAGCCGGTGCGATGGGGCTGGCTGCACTGCTGCAGAATGAGCAACAGGCACAAGCGGGGCCTTCCGCGCTGGGGAAAACACATCATCCCCCCAAAGCCAAAAACGTGATCTATCTGTTCATGGCGGGAGGGCCGAGCCAGCTGGAGTTGTTTGACTTCAAACCCAAACTCCAGGAACTGGAAGGCAAAGTCATTCCCGAATCGTATGTCGAAGGCAAGCAGTTCGCGTTTCTGAAAAAAGACGCCAAGCTGCTGGGCACGCGCCGCAAATTCAAAAAGCATGGTGCCGCGGGAACGGAACTTTCGGATGCGGTTCCGCACCTGGCGAGTGTGGCCGACGATATTACGGTTCTGAAAAGTATGAAAACGGATGTGTTCAATCACGGACCGGCCAAACTGTTTATGAATACGGGCACACAGCAGTTCGGGCGTCCTAGTATGGGGGCCTGGGTGACGTACGGGATTGGCAGTGAATCACAAAATCTGCCCGGCTTTGTCGTGCTGCAGTCTGGTCCCCGCGGACCCCGTGGCGGGGCTCCTCTTTGGGGTAGCGGGTTTCTGCCGACCACGTATCAGGGCGTTCCCTTTCTGAATGGCGCCGATCCCATTTTGAATCTGTCCAGCCCGAAGGGAATTGATCAGAAACGGCAGTCCGAATTTATCGATACCGTGAACGAACTCAATGCGCTGCGTCTGGAAAAAACGCGAGATCCCGAAATCTCGACACGCATTTCCGCTTACGAAATGGCGTATCGCATGCAGTCCAGTGCACCAGAGTTGATGGACTTGTCCGGCGAAACCAAAGAAACACTCGATCTGTATGGCGTCGACCCGGCAAAGCCCTCTTATGCTCGTAACTGTTTGCTGGCACGCAGGTTAATCGAAAAAGGCTGCCGCTTTGTCCAATTGTACCACACCGACTGGGACCATCATGGAAATAAAGGGACTGATCTGGGCGATGCGCTGGATGCACGCTGTCTGGAAACCGATCAGGCATCGGCGGCACTCGTCAAAGATTTGAAACAGCGCGGGCTGTTAGAGGATACGCTGGTCATCTGGGGGGGAGAGTTCGGAAGAACCCCTCAGGGCGAACCCCGCGATCTGATCGGCCGCGATCATCATATCGATGCATTCACAATGTGGGTGGCTGGCGGCGGTTCGAAGCCGGGTGTCACAATAGGAGAAACTGACGAACTGGGATACTACTCGGTCGAAGATACGGTTCACGTTCGCGACTTTCATGCGACCGTGTTGCATCTGTTGGGCATTGATCACCATGAGCTTTCCTATTTTTACCAGGGTCTCGATTTTCGTCTAACGGGTGTGGAAGAAGCCCATCTGGTTCAGAAAATGTTGGCTTGA
- a CDS encoding DUF1553 domain-containing protein, with protein sequence MRNLLRRVTTAAFILLVFVQIGWAVEKQAQVDFEKQIRPLLKQHCYDCHSQDAEESGLRLDFGANILKGGDRGPAVIPGKSAESPLFLSLSGQGKIPRMPHDQEPLKPAEIALIQQWIDQGGQIPEAERTLKATQKQSDHWSFQPIQRPKVPEVKQQAWVRNPIDALILSRLEQNKLKPSAEADRSTLIRRLSLDLTGLTPSVEEVQQFLADTKPGAYERLVDRLLASPHYGERWARHWLDVARYADSNGFTIDGPRSIWKYRDWVIDAINANMPFDQFVKEQLAGDLLPNPTTEQLIATGFHRNTLINQEGGTNPEQFRVEAVVDRVNTTGAAFLGLTVGCAQCHKHKYDPITQRDFYQLYAIFNSTADINSAPPTLALPTDEQKAKQASLKQEITKIEKQLAERKKQLEPKFQTWQQDLKQALKDSEQQWAILKSETAKSENGATITVLEDDSLLVGGKIPNNDTYVVETAMVPSGTTGVRLEVLTHESLPKMGPGWAGNGNFVLDEVSVEVARKLKAGWSAYEPVKLAKATADHSQVKFPAQNLVDGDLKTGWAINVKKGKMNVNRHAILHLNEALTSDEPMKLRITLTQTRDSRYNVGRFRFAITNVGPGVLNFDSELLAQLKQPEEKWDAKLKAKIADEFHKSDAKWSQLNEQLTKQKAEQTKLNKAIVTTMVLKELPKPRETFILLRGNFLAPGARVSPGVPDVLPPMPEAVKTPTRLDFANWLTSPEQPLTARVTVNRYWQRFFGKGIVETENDFGTQGTAPTNPELLDWLAAEFMHNGWDMKKLHRLIVMSAAYRQASDFVPTNQSQDPRNLLLSRQNRFRMEAESIRDIFLASSGLLTRKIGGPSVYPPQPEGIYVLTQNKKAWPEEKGEDRYRRGMYTYFWRSSPYPMLPTFDAPNSNTTCTRRVRSNTPLQALTLANDHSLFELIQGFAVRILTEGPDYDEGRMRQAFQICLSRTPSDHELDVLTRYLNEQRAHFKESPKEAAQVASDKRPKEIDVAEAASWTAVARVLMNLDEFITRE encoded by the coding sequence ATGCGGAATTTGTTAAGACGAGTGACAACCGCTGCTTTCATCCTGCTTGTATTCGTGCAGATCGGATGGGCCGTTGAGAAACAAGCACAGGTTGATTTTGAAAAACAGATTCGACCTTTACTGAAGCAGCACTGTTACGACTGTCATTCTCAAGATGCCGAAGAATCGGGGCTGCGACTGGACTTTGGTGCGAACATTCTCAAAGGGGGAGACCGGGGTCCGGCGGTGATTCCCGGTAAGAGTGCCGAGAGCCCTCTGTTCCTGAGTCTGTCGGGGCAAGGCAAAATTCCCCGGATGCCTCACGATCAGGAGCCGTTGAAGCCAGCCGAAATTGCGCTGATTCAACAATGGATTGATCAGGGCGGCCAAATTCCTGAGGCGGAACGAACGCTAAAAGCGACGCAGAAACAATCAGACCACTGGTCATTCCAACCAATCCAGCGGCCAAAAGTGCCTGAGGTCAAACAGCAGGCGTGGGTCAGGAATCCGATCGACGCATTGATTCTGAGCCGGTTAGAGCAGAACAAACTGAAACCCTCAGCAGAAGCAGACCGCAGCACATTGATTCGTCGTTTAAGTCTGGACTTAACGGGGCTGACTCCTTCTGTAGAAGAGGTGCAGCAATTCCTGGCAGATACGAAACCGGGGGCGTATGAGCGGCTCGTTGATCGGCTGCTGGCCTCTCCTCACTATGGTGAGCGTTGGGCGCGGCACTGGCTGGATGTGGCCCGCTACGCTGACTCCAATGGTTTTACCATCGATGGCCCGCGTTCGATCTGGAAATACCGGGACTGGGTGATCGACGCCATCAATGCAAACATGCCCTTTGATCAATTTGTGAAAGAACAGCTGGCCGGCGACTTACTGCCCAATCCGACGACCGAACAATTAATCGCGACCGGCTTTCATCGAAATACACTGATCAACCAGGAAGGGGGCACGAACCCGGAACAGTTTCGTGTCGAAGCAGTCGTCGATCGGGTGAATACAACAGGGGCCGCATTCCTGGGACTGACTGTCGGCTGTGCTCAATGTCATAAGCATAAGTACGATCCGATTACACAGCGGGACTTCTATCAACTGTATGCGATCTTCAATAGTACGGCTGACATAAACAGTGCGCCACCGACCTTAGCACTGCCAACCGACGAACAGAAAGCGAAGCAGGCCAGTCTCAAACAAGAGATAACAAAGATCGAGAAACAACTGGCAGAACGCAAAAAACAACTGGAACCGAAATTTCAGACGTGGCAACAGGATCTGAAGCAGGCTCTGAAAGATTCCGAACAGCAATGGGCGATTCTGAAATCAGAGACTGCGAAATCCGAGAATGGAGCGACGATCACGGTATTGGAAGATGATTCACTGCTGGTCGGTGGCAAGATTCCTAACAACGATACCTATGTCGTCGAAACGGCGATGGTTCCCTCGGGAACGACGGGAGTGCGGCTGGAAGTACTCACGCATGAGAGCCTGCCGAAAATGGGACCCGGCTGGGCCGGCAATGGGAACTTTGTCTTGGATGAAGTCAGCGTGGAAGTCGCACGAAAATTGAAAGCCGGCTGGTCAGCATATGAGCCGGTGAAGCTGGCGAAAGCGACCGCCGACCATTCGCAAGTGAAGTTTCCCGCTCAAAATCTGGTCGACGGCGATTTGAAAACCGGTTGGGCGATCAACGTGAAAAAAGGCAAGATGAATGTGAATCGTCACGCGATACTACATTTGAACGAAGCACTCACATCCGACGAGCCAATGAAGTTGCGAATCACCTTAACCCAGACTCGTGATTCCAGGTACAATGTCGGTCGTTTCCGTTTCGCGATAACGAACGTTGGCCCTGGCGTGTTGAATTTTGATTCTGAGCTTCTTGCTCAGCTAAAGCAACCGGAAGAAAAATGGGATGCAAAACTGAAGGCGAAGATAGCCGATGAGTTTCATAAGTCGGATGCAAAATGGTCTCAACTGAACGAGCAGTTGACAAAGCAGAAAGCAGAGCAGACCAAACTGAATAAAGCCATTGTGACGACGATGGTCTTGAAGGAACTGCCAAAACCACGCGAAACGTTTATTCTCTTGCGAGGTAATTTTCTGGCACCCGGTGCGCGTGTCAGCCCCGGAGTTCCGGATGTCTTACCGCCGATGCCCGAAGCTGTGAAAACACCGACGCGCCTGGATTTTGCCAACTGGCTCACCAGTCCCGAGCAACCTCTGACGGCCCGGGTGACCGTCAATCGTTACTGGCAACGCTTCTTTGGTAAAGGGATCGTCGAAACCGAAAACGATTTCGGCACGCAGGGAACCGCGCCGACCAACCCCGAGCTACTCGACTGGCTGGCTGCAGAGTTTATGCACAATGGCTGGGATATGAAAAAACTGCATCGACTGATTGTGATGTCGGCCGCCTATCGTCAGGCGTCGGACTTTGTTCCTACTAACCAATCACAGGACCCGCGCAATTTGCTACTTTCTCGTCAGAACCGGTTTCGGATGGAAGCCGAATCGATCCGTGATATTTTTCTCGCCAGCAGCGGTTTGTTGACGCGAAAAATTGGCGGCCCGAGTGTTTATCCACCTCAACCTGAGGGGATTTATGTTCTGACACAAAACAAAAAAGCCTGGCCGGAAGAGAAAGGCGAAGATCGATACCGCCGTGGCATGTATACGTATTTCTGGCGTTCAAGCCCGTATCCGATGCTGCCGACCTTCGATGCCCCCAACAGTAATACGACGTGCACCCGCCGCGTTCGTTCGAATACACCTCTGCAGGCGTTAACGCTGGCCAACGATCATTCCCTGTTTGAACTGATTCAGGGCTTTGCTGTGCGAATACTCACAGAAGGTCCCGATTACGATGAAGGTCGAATGAGACAGGCATTCCAGATTTGTCTGTCCCGGACGCCCTCTGATCATGAACTGGATGTGCTGACCCGTTACTTAAACGAACAGCGGGCGCATTTTAAGGAATCACCGAAAGAAGCGGCTCAGGTCGCTTCAGATAAGCGACCGAAAGAAATCGATGTCGCGGAAGCCGCCAGTTGGACGGCGGTCGCCCGTGTCCTGATGAATCTGGATGAATTTATTACACGCGAATAA
- a CDS encoding class I SAM-dependent methyltransferase, translating to MKPQPSQNESTLPVEVTQALNQGTCIQLVLSKPLEKRTSAWKKVTLRPVIIKDKLHFQAALLKGQQEVHENLQPEEVGQRVAELWSDHFREGYLYTQEADFHFQKTKQGTVRLKKQAPTKAKPLSAEPHNRSKQYLIPEGTPCAFLEAIGVMSSAGNVKSAQYRKFRQINRYLEFINDIVPGLPETGELQIVDFGCGKSYLTFATHYFFTEVLQREVQITGLDLKRTVVEHCQSIADRLQCRGLSFQTGDISQFDASHRKCDLSISLHACDTATDAALASAIQTKASVIMAVPCCQHEIFQQITSQPLKGLLQHGILKEKTAALVTDALRALVLEICGYRAQVIEFIDTEHTPKNLLIKAVKRKAELSPSDLCEAVEQYQSLKSQFGIESFSLERALGAPFQKLCESSRQDGVD from the coding sequence ATGAAACCTCAACCCTCACAGAATGAATCCACGTTACCAGTTGAGGTCACGCAGGCACTCAATCAGGGAACTTGTATTCAGTTGGTTTTGAGTAAACCGCTCGAGAAGCGTACGTCTGCCTGGAAAAAAGTGACGTTGCGACCTGTGATCATCAAAGACAAACTTCATTTTCAAGCAGCCCTTTTAAAGGGACAGCAGGAAGTTCATGAAAATCTGCAGCCGGAGGAGGTGGGTCAGCGTGTTGCCGAATTATGGTCTGATCATTTTCGGGAAGGCTATCTTTACACTCAGGAAGCCGATTTTCATTTTCAAAAAACAAAACAGGGAACCGTCCGCCTGAAAAAGCAGGCACCGACCAAAGCCAAACCCCTGTCGGCTGAACCGCATAACCGCAGCAAGCAGTATCTGATTCCGGAAGGGACTCCCTGCGCGTTTCTGGAAGCGATCGGTGTGATGTCATCTGCCGGCAATGTGAAGTCGGCACAGTACCGCAAGTTTCGTCAAATCAACCGTTATCTGGAATTCATCAACGATATCGTTCCTGGATTGCCTGAGACGGGAGAGCTGCAGATTGTTGATTTCGGCTGCGGAAAAAGTTATCTGACCTTTGCGACACATTATTTTTTCACGGAAGTGCTGCAACGCGAAGTACAGATTACGGGACTCGACCTGAAACGAACTGTGGTGGAACATTGTCAGAGTATCGCCGACCGGTTGCAGTGCCGGGGACTCTCGTTTCAGACCGGCGATATTTCTCAGTTTGATGCATCTCACCGAAAATGTGACCTGTCAATTTCACTGCATGCCTGTGATACTGCCACCGATGCCGCCCTGGCGTCTGCGATTCAAACTAAGGCGTCAGTCATCATGGCGGTCCCCTGTTGCCAGCATGAAATCTTTCAGCAGATCACAAGCCAGCCGCTGAAAGGATTGCTGCAGCATGGAATTCTCAAAGAAAAAACGGCGGCTCTGGTGACGGATGCCTTGCGGGCTCTGGTGCTGGAAATTTGCGGATATCGCGCACAAGTTATAGAATTCATCGATACGGAACATACTCCGAAGAATTTATTGATCAAGGCGGTCAAACGGAAAGCAGAGTTGAGTCCGAGTGATTTATGCGAGGCCGTAGAGCAGTATCAGTCACTCAAGAGTCAGTTTGGAATTGAATCGTTTTCTCTGGAACGCGCGTTGGGGGCGCCGTTTCAGAAATTGTGTGAATCATCTCGACAGGACGGAGTAGATTGA
- a CDS encoding prepilin peptidase, which produces MGSVIGSFLNVVIYRLPLGLNISKPKSRCPVCETPIQTRDNLPIIGWLLLRGKCRTCQAPISIRYPIVEAMVGCFFLLLYFSLVHSGGRFVPYRIPNKFWGAYQILEGHTWDLIALDLYYCYLFVVVLAAAYIQFDRQKIPLRLLMWCFVIGFSTGLFLPELHPVPAMITAAAKPTATDLILSEVRYHGSLHWGFQGASLMTLWWGLFYGGIVGFLYSWPLMIQKEKPSTLFQSGTSCLLILTGLYLGWQQVVTVGFLAAFCLVCFQMVVRNRKAEHLPLPASAFVAAVLTLQLLLGKYLTLLPGETSTTVYMIIVGCQIIAIPILSGLAKTIYRKRETHSLFQESISVDETSTLTE; this is translated from the coding sequence ATGGGATCAGTGATTGGCAGTTTTTTAAATGTGGTCATCTATCGCCTGCCGCTGGGGTTGAACATTTCCAAGCCCAAGTCGCGTTGCCCCGTTTGTGAAACTCCGATTCAAACCCGCGATAATTTGCCGATCATTGGTTGGCTCCTGCTTCGCGGAAAATGCCGGACTTGCCAGGCACCGATCTCCATACGTTATCCGATCGTCGAAGCGATGGTCGGCTGTTTCTTTCTCCTGTTGTATTTCTCACTCGTTCATTCGGGGGGGCGGTTTGTGCCTTACCGGATACCGAATAAATTTTGGGGTGCTTACCAGATTCTGGAAGGGCATACCTGGGATCTGATTGCCCTTGATCTTTACTATTGTTATCTCTTTGTGGTGGTACTGGCGGCTGCTTACATTCAATTTGATCGCCAGAAGATTCCCTTGCGGCTGTTGATGTGGTGTTTTGTGATCGGCTTTTCGACGGGGCTTTTTCTGCCGGAACTCCATCCAGTGCCTGCGATGATTACGGCGGCAGCCAAGCCGACTGCGACAGACCTGATCCTGAGTGAGGTGCGATACCACGGCTCACTTCACTGGGGCTTTCAAGGCGCGTCCTTGATGACGCTGTGGTGGGGATTGTTTTATGGTGGAATTGTGGGCTTCCTGTATAGCTGGCCGCTCATGATTCAAAAAGAGAAGCCGAGCACGCTGTTTCAATCCGGGACGAGTTGTCTGTTGATTCTGACCGGTTTGTATCTGGGTTGGCAGCAGGTTGTGACCGTTGGATTCCTGGCGGCGTTTTGTCTGGTCTGCTTTCAGATGGTAGTTCGAAACAGGAAGGCGGAACACTTACCACTGCCGGCATCCGCTTTTGTGGCTGCTGTCTTAACGCTGCAACTGTTACTGGGAAAATATTTGACGCTTTTGCCAGGAGAGACTTCAACCACAGTCTATATGATCATTGTCGGTTGTCAGATTATTGCCATTCCGATACTGAGTGGTCTGGCAAAAACGATTTATCGCAAACGAGAAACTCACAGCCTTTTCCAGGAATCTATTTCAGTTGATGAAACCTCAACCCTCACAGAATGA
- a CDS encoding site-2 protease family protein, whose translation MEVVLSGLLLGTIAGKIANIALVALGLGLVIFFHELGHFAVAKWCDVKVERFSIGFGPIIYSFKYGETEYALSIIPFGGYVKMLGQDDVDPSQLTSEEIALDPRSYSAKPVYQRMGIISAGVIMNIITGMLFFALAFRMGVASMPSVVGAAIPGMPAWKAGIQPGDVIEKIDGEKATSYMDIIRSSAFSDGDIKMEGTHLNGVKFDVTITPDRTGTRPQIGLIPANSLKIPTFQDPGASVTSKGTAAAKAEPSFLQGDTFRTIDGEAVESYAQLQRTFAAKSNQTLKTGVNRKGTPATEIVEITVGNNPFRSLGLWMDIGQIESIQDGSPAARAGLKVGDKITHIDGKDVGKALNPLRLPNYFAEKAGETVPIVVKRQQDAANPTEVNLNVVPLDNPAWLEHPIYPNTPLSVGSLGIAFHVIPTVLKVEEESPAAKAGIQPDERIKKIKIMLPESQTTADWGGMPEVSYEFDDKNVNWANAFWEMQMRPGWPVELTVSNKRQLREVKMTPWVNPNQESGAQWSLPVRGIKMELLRETQQAHDMGQALGMGVAYTTNSAKDIYLTLKSLFTGRVSPLELSGPVKIASVAYEVAHQGYSELLLFLGFLSVNLAVLNFLPIPVLDGGHMVFLCWEGITRKRPNEQVLAAATYVGMIFVLGLMLFVLYLDIFL comes from the coding sequence GTGGAAGTAGTGCTATCCGGTCTATTATTAGGAACCATCGCTGGCAAAATCGCCAACATCGCCCTGGTTGCATTGGGGCTGGGGCTGGTGATTTTCTTTCACGAACTGGGGCACTTCGCCGTTGCCAAATGGTGCGATGTCAAAGTGGAGCGATTCAGTATTGGTTTCGGACCAATTATTTACAGCTTCAAATATGGCGAGACCGAGTACGCGCTGTCGATCATCCCCTTTGGTGGTTATGTGAAAATGCTGGGGCAGGATGACGTCGATCCCAGCCAGTTGACGAGTGAAGAAATTGCCCTCGATCCCCGTTCGTATTCCGCGAAGCCGGTCTATCAGCGAATGGGCATTATTTCGGCGGGCGTCATTATGAACATTATCACCGGGATGTTGTTCTTCGCCCTCGCATTCCGGATGGGAGTGGCTTCGATGCCGAGTGTGGTGGGGGCGGCAATTCCAGGTATGCCCGCCTGGAAAGCAGGCATTCAACCCGGTGATGTGATCGAAAAAATTGATGGTGAAAAAGCCACCTCGTATATGGATATCATTCGCAGCAGTGCTTTCAGTGATGGCGACATCAAGATGGAAGGGACGCATCTGAATGGTGTGAAATTTGATGTGACGATCACCCCGGACCGAACCGGCACGCGGCCGCAAATCGGGTTGATTCCTGCAAACAGTCTGAAGATTCCCACGTTTCAAGATCCAGGGGCCAGTGTCACCAGCAAAGGAACGGCGGCTGCCAAAGCCGAGCCGAGTTTTCTACAGGGAGATACATTTCGAACCATCGATGGCGAAGCAGTTGAGTCTTATGCCCAGCTGCAACGCACGTTTGCCGCCAAAAGCAATCAGACTTTAAAAACGGGAGTCAATCGCAAGGGAACGCCGGCTACGGAAATCGTGGAAATCACGGTGGGAAATAATCCTTTTCGGAGCCTGGGGCTCTGGATGGATATCGGACAGATTGAATCGATCCAGGATGGTTCACCGGCTGCACGCGCTGGTTTAAAAGTCGGCGACAAGATTACGCATATTGATGGAAAAGATGTCGGGAAAGCGTTGAACCCCTTACGACTGCCGAATTATTTTGCAGAGAAAGCGGGGGAAACCGTTCCGATCGTCGTGAAACGGCAGCAGGATGCAGCCAACCCGACCGAAGTCAATTTGAATGTGGTTCCACTGGACAATCCTGCCTGGCTGGAACATCCGATTTATCCGAATACGCCTTTATCAGTCGGCTCACTGGGGATTGCCTTCCATGTGATTCCGACGGTGCTCAAAGTCGAAGAGGAGAGCCCGGCTGCAAAAGCGGGAATTCAACCGGACGAGCGAATCAAAAAAATCAAGATCATGCTACCCGAAAGTCAAACCACTGCTGACTGGGGAGGCATGCCGGAAGTTAGTTATGAATTCGATGACAAAAATGTGAACTGGGCCAATGCGTTTTGGGAAATGCAGATGCGTCCCGGTTGGCCTGTGGAATTGACTGTCAGTAATAAACGGCAATTGCGCGAAGTGAAGATGACTCCCTGGGTGAATCCGAACCAGGAATCGGGAGCACAGTGGTCTCTTCCCGTGCGAGGGATCAAAATGGAACTGTTGCGGGAAACGCAACAGGCCCACGATATGGGGCAGGCACTCGGAATGGGAGTCGCCTACACGACCAACTCAGCGAAAGATATTTATTTGACATTAAAGAGCCTGTTCACGGGACGTGTTTCTCCTCTGGAATTGAGCGGGCCAGTGAAAATCGCCTCTGTGGCATATGAGGTGGCACATCAGGGGTATTCCGAACTGTTGTTATTCCTCGGTTTTCTGAGTGTGAATCTGGCCGTGTTGAACTTCCTGCCGATTCCGGTTCTGGATGGCGGCCACATGGTCTTTCTGTGCTGGGAAGGAATTACCCGAAAGCGGCCCAACGAACAGGTTTTGGCTGCCGCCACCTATGTAGGTATGATTTTCGTTTTGGGGTTAATGCTCTTTGTGCTGTATCTGGATATTTTCCTGTAA